A single Tenacibaculum sp. Bg11-29 DNA region contains:
- a CDS encoding ATP-dependent DNA helicase RecQ, which translates to MFPSEQLKNAAISYYNRYKTMYEKSLKILQHYWGHNSFREPQQEIITTVLEGKNTVVLLPTGGGKSICFQIPALVNEGVCIVICPLIALMQDQVESLTHKGIKATVIPSGSSQDEIITLFDNIRFGKTKFLYLSPERLQSRFIQEKIKQLDVNLIAIDEAHCISEWGHDFRPSYQNISILKELHPNTNIIALTATATKKVINDIILSLDLDAPKILKKSFYRENLAYQIFKTDDKLHKLKQIFIKTKAPAIVYVNSRVKTKEICSYLNANGFKSSFYHGGLTSLEKQTSFNNWITEKTPIIVATNAFGMGIDKPNVRVVIHLNLPASIENYIQEAGRGGRNGNKAFSVVLTNENDIKLSKELLSKSLPAINDIKVVHRKLYQQFQIAKGEFIETAFDFNFLEFCNKYKLIPNKTYNALQILNSNGIIELNSNFQQKSTIQFTVSSKQVLLYSQQNPSSKNFIQTFLRLYGGVFETLVKIDEFYIAKKAAITSWQVIKELENMVEKGLLEYNKATNNSELFFLHPREDDKTVNKVSKNIHLYLEQKKQKSKDLIAFIKNNDVCRSIQLLHYFNETVVEKCGICDVCLQQKQTPIIKPTTIINLLKNRKSLTVYEICTLLNEKEANILILLRALLSEEKINVTNNKYFLL; encoded by the coding sequence AAACACCGTTGTTTTATTACCAACTGGAGGTGGTAAATCTATATGTTTTCAAATTCCTGCTTTGGTAAATGAAGGTGTTTGCATCGTTATTTGTCCTTTAATTGCTTTAATGCAAGACCAAGTTGAAAGTCTTACTCATAAAGGTATAAAAGCAACTGTAATTCCTTCGGGGAGTTCTCAAGATGAAATAATTACATTGTTTGACAATATCAGATTCGGTAAAACTAAGTTTTTATATCTTTCTCCCGAACGTTTACAATCTCGTTTTATTCAAGAAAAAATAAAACAATTAGATGTTAATTTAATAGCTATTGACGAGGCGCATTGTATTTCTGAATGGGGACATGATTTTCGGCCTTCTTATCAAAATATATCTATTCTAAAAGAATTACATCCTAATACCAATATTATTGCTTTAACAGCTACTGCTACTAAAAAAGTAATTAATGATATTATTCTCTCTTTAGATTTAGACGCACCAAAAATTTTAAAAAAATCTTTTTATAGAGAAAACTTAGCTTATCAAATTTTTAAAACTGATGATAAACTTCATAAACTAAAACAAATATTCATAAAAACGAAAGCTCCCGCAATTGTTTATGTTAATTCAAGGGTTAAAACAAAGGAGATTTGTTCATATTTAAATGCAAACGGTTTTAAAAGTAGTTTTTATCACGGAGGATTAACTAGTCTTGAAAAACAAACTTCTTTTAATAACTGGATAACTGAAAAAACGCCAATTATAGTTGCTACGAATGCATTTGGTATGGGAATTGACAAACCAAATGTTCGTGTTGTTATTCATTTAAACCTTCCTGCATCTATAGAAAATTATATTCAAGAAGCTGGTCGTGGTGGGCGAAATGGCAACAAAGCTTTTTCAGTTGTTTTAACCAATGAAAATGATATTAAACTAAGTAAGGAACTATTAAGTAAATCGCTACCAGCTATTAACGATATAAAAGTTGTTCACCGAAAATTATATCAACAATTTCAAATAGCTAAAGGAGAGTTTATCGAGACCGCTTTTGATTTTAATTTTTTAGAGTTTTGCAATAAATATAAATTAATTCCGAATAAAACCTACAATGCCTTACAAATATTAAATAGTAATGGTATTATTGAATTGAATTCTAATTTTCAACAAAAATCTACTATTCAATTTACTGTATCAAGTAAGCAAGTTCTATTATATTCACAGCAAAACCCTTCTTCAAAAAACTTTATACAAACATTTTTACGTTTATACGGTGGTGTATTTGAAACGCTTGTAAAAATTGATGAATTTTATATCGCAAAAAAAGCAGCAATTACTTCATGGCAAGTAATTAAAGAGCTAGAGAACATGGTTGAAAAGGGTTTATTGGAATATAATAAAGCAACTAACAATTCAGAATTATTCTTTTTACACCCAAGAGAAGATGATAAAACTGTTAATAAAGTTTCTAAGAATATTCATCTTTATTTAGAACAAAAGAAACAAAAAAGTAAAGATTTAATAGCCTTCATAAAAAACAATGACGTTTGTAGAAGTATACAATTACTACATTACTTTAATGAAACTGTGGTTGAAAAATGTGGAATTTGCGATGTTTGTTTACAACAAAAACAAACACCTATTATAAAACCTACTACCATTATTAACTTATTAAAGAATAGAAAGTCTTTAACCGTTTATGAAATCTGTACACTGCTAAATGAAAAAGAAGCAAACATTTTAATACTTTTGCGAGCACTGTTATCAGAAGAAAAAATCAACGTTACTAACAATAAATACTTTTTACTATAA
- the fmt gene encoding methionyl-tRNA formyltransferase gives MRDLRIVFMGTPDFAVTILKHLIENDYNVVGVITAVDKPAGRGRKLNQSAVKKYTLSQNLPILQPKNLKNEEFQEDLKKWNANLQIVVAFRMLPKAVWAMPEYGTFNLHASLLPEYRGAAPINWAIINGETKTGVTTFFIDDKIDTGEIILQKDVHIKEDEIVGQLHDKLMYLGANLVAETLDLIATGIVNTTKQPELEEKPAHKLYPHNCKIDWSKPLNQIYNHIRGLNPYPAAWTTIKNGEDEISAKIYKTAKEFSSHNLANGSIITSKKELKIAVQDGYLIIEEIKISGKKLMDIKSLLNGFQFDKEAKAL, from the coding sequence ATGAGAGATTTACGCATCGTTTTTATGGGAACACCAGATTTTGCTGTTACTATTTTAAAACACCTTATTGAAAATGATTATAATGTAGTTGGAGTAATTACTGCTGTTGATAAACCTGCTGGTAGAGGCCGTAAACTCAATCAATCTGCCGTAAAAAAATACACGCTGTCTCAAAACTTGCCTATTCTTCAACCTAAAAACTTAAAAAATGAAGAATTTCAAGAAGATTTAAAAAAATGGAATGCTAATTTACAAATAGTAGTTGCTTTTAGAATGTTACCTAAAGCTGTTTGGGCAATGCCTGAATATGGCACATTTAATTTACACGCTTCTTTACTACCTGAATATCGTGGAGCTGCTCCTATTAACTGGGCTATTATTAATGGAGAAACTAAAACAGGGGTTACTACTTTTTTTATTGATGATAAAATCGATACAGGTGAAATTATTTTACAAAAAGATGTTCATATAAAAGAAGATGAAATTGTTGGTCAATTACACGATAAGTTAATGTATTTAGGTGCAAACTTAGTTGCTGAAACTTTAGACCTAATAGCTACTGGAATTGTTAACACAACAAAACAGCCAGAATTAGAAGAAAAACCTGCTCATAAACTATATCCTCATAATTGTAAAATAGATTGGTCTAAACCTTTAAACCAAATTTACAACCATATAAGAGGATTGAACCCTTACCCTGCAGCTTGGACAACTATAAAAAACGGAGAAGATGAGATTTCTGCTAAAATATACAAAACTGCAAAAGAATTTTCATCTCATAATTTAGCTAACGGAAGCATTATTACTTCTAAAAAAGAATTAAAAATCGCTGTACAAGATGGTTACCTTATTATTGAGGAAATAAAAATTTCAGGTAAAAAATTAATGGATATAAAAAGTTTATTAAACGGTTTTCAATTTGATAAAGAAGCAAAAGCGCTGTAG